The Cryptomeria japonica chromosome 6, Sugi_1.0, whole genome shotgun sequence genomic interval GAGGGCTGCCCTAGTGGTGGATTTTTGAAATTCAATGATCCATTTGGCTTGGTGCTTATGGGGTTTCATTTCGGCCAACTGTCGAAACTACAAATGGTATCCATGGACCAGACTCACATGCTAGGGTGAAAGCCTAGTTCATCACATCATCATCAAGAATAGCCCGAAGCCCTTGTCACAATTGTGGCCTAATGAAGGATTCTGAGGCACTCCTTAATAAATTTTTTTGTTTCTCCagtttcaaaattcaacaaacaTGGAAGAGATGTTGGTATTAACCCTATATCTATGAGCCATTGTGAGAAAAAGCTTGTTAACAGTGAACCTAATGGCATTTAGCATTATCACTGTATTCGCCTTGAAAATCTTTTGGAGTCTGGGTTAGAAATCTCCCCTGGGAACACTACCTGCCTTTTCTGCCTACTAGACACACTGTAGTATTGATTCTATAATCTCCCCAACCTCATGTAGAAAGGAAAGAACACAATGCATTTGATGTTTGCAAATGGGAGATGCTTGTACTTTTTACCATCATGGTTTGTATGCTTGACAAATCATTCTTGGCAGGTCTCCTTATactggcctttcttgtgcttatcACAGCCCCCCCTTCTATTTTTGTTGCCTCACTAATTGTGTGAGGGTTGTTATAAATTATGTTTGGCACCAGTTTTTGCGACATGAGCAGGGAATTGTCCCCCGCCTTTTAATTATGTTGCCTCAGTAATTGTGTGAGGAGTGTTATAAATTATGTTTGGTACCAGTTTTTGCCTTGTGAGCATGGAATTGCCCACTATGCAATCTAGCTTTAAGTCTATTGCCAAGTTGGCCAAATTGGCTGCAGTGCCATTGATCTACCTATAAACATGCTTGAATGTGAACATAGTTAGAGATTCCATGACGGGCCAACTAATTCTTAGAATGTTGTTGAATTTCCAATTCAGTAATGATCGCATATTTGGAGGCCTAGGAGGAAAGCCTGTGCTATTATCTCTATAAGTTTTTTTGATGCCCCTCCAATCACCCTCCCTTTGTTGTCCTTGATTACACAACCAGTTCCTAATAGGCCCAGGTTACCTTGTGATTCTCTGTTAAAAATGAATTTGAACCAGTTTTTGACAAGGGGGGTCTACTTTATTCCCTGCCTGGGATTTGAAATGGGACTAACCTCACCAGCCCTTTGAAAGGGTGTCTACTTTTTAATATTACAGTTTTTCTAATccttaaattaatatattatatgattaatttaattaacttatttaatttataatttttagaCTTTAGCTAGTATATATGTAACTGAGAGACATTAGATCTTTGTAAATGGTGaagatatatatttattaatattttttatttttttgtatgaaTGAACTCATCCCCCAATTTTGTTTTGCTGAATCTTTGTATGCAAACCTGAATGTGATCTGGTAACCTAGAAAAACGAAAAATGAATATTGAAATCACAGTTCATAACTCAATTAGAAATTATCAGTGTATATGCCCAGGGCATTGGGTGTACAAACCTGGTGGCCTTGTTTGATGGATCCTTAGAATTTCAAAAAGCAAATGAACTTGCCTTTTACACCAACAAGGGTAGCTCTTGGAATTACACCCTtgttatttgaaaattttctttcAGAGTCTCAGACTGATCTGTCTTGTATAGCTCCTGCATTGCTGCAACCAAATGGCATGTTGAAGCAAAACAGTCAGTCTTGGAAGGTGATATTGTCAAAGACAACTCAAGAAATGTGCCCTTGTTTTTCCCTTACGCATTGAGGTTTTTGGTATAACCTTTTCCAGCAACAATTAAGATGCTCGTTGATGGTTAGATTAAGCATAATGAACAATCTTATTTGTCATCATGTTAAGGACAACTCCCAAAAGTAGATATTTGATTTCACATATGAACGGTAATAGCTCTTTTACCTAAAAGTTTGGCTACTGGACATGAAATGTTCTATCCTTTGACCCCTATAATCACAGTCTATTGAAGATTCAAGAACTTTTCTGGGATAATATTGGACCTTAGCAGATTCTTCATCTTTCCCATGTTGCAATCAACAAATAATTCTAACTTGAAAAggactttttttttcacttttatttgtaattgatcttTTTTCTATAACTTATAGCACTCAATGGCGGCTCTGAATGAACCTCTTAGCTCATATAGAACAATTCAAACCCCACTTTGATGCCCCTGCTATGAATGGAGTAATTCTTTTCACAACTTCCTACATATTGGGCATATCTCATTCAACCACAAACTAGAAATGTATAACTGTATAGATGACTACAATGTGAAAAGGAAACAAACGTAACATGAGAAATCCACCACTGTTCACCATTGGACATATCACACGTGGGTAATTGCTCTCGTGTTAAATGGACAAACCTCTCATTGTAACCCCATATAATGTCTGCCAGCCCACGTTCTGTGGATTATTTACACTGGTACAGTTCCTGCTTCTTATGGAGCACAAGTGGTGACATAACAAAGATGGAATCATAAGACCTATTTTATGTCTTCACTTATGATGAGCTTCTGCTAATATGTTTCATTATCATTAGGGTGTGTAATATATTGTGAGCTTGTCTCATATATAATGATGCAAGATTATACTTCTATTTTAAAGTTCTATTGACTACAAACAAATCGAAGTTTTAATATTTATATACTTATATAAGCCCTTCAAGGTGCAGAGTCAAAAGCAAGTGTCGTTGATATTGACTTAGGATCTGATTGTAAAccattttattgttggaatttggaTTAACATACCGAAGATATCTAATGCTTGGGTTTGGAGTGGTACTTCTGCCATAAATCGGTTTTTCTGCCATAAATCTGATTGATAATATCGTTTAGTAACTGCTCTACATGTTATTCAATCAAAATTGGTTCCTAGTTTTGTTTAGATTTAAGAGTTAAAACGGATTATGGTATATAACTGAATACTTTCCTGGAATTTTCAGAGGAGATGTTGaagctcaacctgctgctccagcATTGGGAGAACCCATGGATATCTTAACTGCTTTGCAGCTTGTGTTAAAAAAATCATTGGCTCATGATGGTCTTGCTCGTGGTCTTCATGAGGGTGCTAAAGCAATTGAGAAGCATGCTGCTCAGCTTTGTGTGCTTGCAGAAGATTGCAACCAGCCAGATTTTACAAAATTAGTTCAAGCCCTGTGTGCTGAACACAATGTAAATTTGATTTCTGTGCCAAGTGCAAAAAAGTTGGGTGAATGGGCAGGGGTAAGTGTTTCCCAGTTTCTTAATTATTAATTGTGCTCCACCTCTATCCCTGTCAAACATGTTTCGGGTTTTGTGCAGCTTTGCAAAATTGACTCAGAGGGCAAAGCTCGGAAGGTTGTTGGATGTTCTTGTGTTGTTGTTAAGGTAAAATAGAGTCACTTTGATTATTAATATATAATTGAACTAAACACACAGTTGTCATTTGAAATAAGATTTCTTTATGTTTGTTCTCCCTTAATTCTCTGATCCTGTCAATTTTTTATCATGAACAAACAGGATTATGGTGAAGAGACCGAAGGCTTGAATGTTATTCAAGAATATGTAAAACGACATTAAGCTGTGAGGTTACGATTCAGTTGCTTCATCTCAACTAAATGATTTTGGAGTTTTGCTTGCCTCTTATTTGGCTGATATATGCGGATTCAATTGTAGGGATCTGGGATGGACATCTTAACTTTATTTCTATCCCTGTCCTTTTTAAAATGTTTAGATTTGTTTTAAAGCATGAGTTAATGGTGAAATTCGGATTTAATCAAATGTAGTATCAGGTAAAAAAATTGTAAGCTAGATCCTTTTCCTTGATATTGTTGAACAGCCAATGAATTGTGGTTTTACAATTCAAATGGTATTCTGTGCCTATCAGGTTTCAGACTTTGGCACA includes:
- the LOC131067969 gene encoding small ribosomal subunit protein eS12, with product MADGGDVEAQPAAPALGEPMDILTALQLVLKKSLAHDGLARGLHEGAKAIEKHAAQLCVLAEDCNQPDFTKLVQALCAEHNVNLISVPSAKKLGEWAGLCKIDSEGKARKVVGCSCVVVKDYGEETEGLNVIQEYVKRH